Proteins encoded by one window of Martelella endophytica:
- a CDS encoding L,D-transpeptidase family protein codes for MTIRKATLYTIPFLLAVAAPLAPADAHEPIYRNGVEIFLVRPDGTLLDYIPEYGSVVMGRDAYGRQTLLDANGDLVATEMTARDYQQVRRQPPGQTPESRGWQRDSRNARWQVPQGGYGAYTYPNNDNYGNGGWNGSASGNFGGEPLPQAAPQTSETRQAIAPAKLDMNVAALQVYLDRAGFSPGVIDGRMGDNVQKALAAYEEATGTTLDPNADSEKILASLSLDGGLPITTYTITAEDAAGPYVASIPSDYGEKAQLSAMSYTSVTEMLAEKFHMDERLLKSLNPDADFNRPGTTVKVVNPGASKKGSVARIIADKAKKQVLAYDEAGALIAAYPATIGSSDTPSPSGTVSVERIAIDPTYTYDPKKNFKQGNNDSVLTINPGPNGPVGNVWIALSKPSYGIHGTPDPEKIGKTSSHGCVRLTNWDATELAHMVKPGVTVEFVD; via the coding sequence ATGACCATTCGAAAAGCAACGTTGTACACGATTCCGTTCCTTCTGGCGGTGGCAGCTCCGCTGGCCCCAGCCGACGCGCACGAGCCGATCTACCGAAACGGCGTCGAGATCTTTCTCGTGCGCCCTGATGGCACGCTCCTCGATTATATCCCGGAATATGGCAGCGTCGTCATGGGACGCGATGCCTATGGTCGTCAGACGCTGCTCGATGCGAATGGCGACCTTGTGGCCACCGAGATGACGGCCCGCGATTATCAGCAGGTTCGTCGCCAGCCCCCTGGCCAGACACCGGAGAGCCGGGGCTGGCAGCGCGATTCGCGCAATGCCCGCTGGCAGGTTCCGCAGGGCGGCTACGGGGCCTACACCTATCCGAATAATGACAATTACGGCAATGGCGGCTGGAATGGCTCCGCTTCCGGCAACTTCGGCGGCGAGCCGCTGCCGCAGGCCGCGCCGCAGACCAGCGAAACCCGCCAGGCCATTGCGCCCGCCAAGCTCGACATGAACGTCGCGGCGCTGCAGGTCTATCTCGATCGCGCCGGCTTCTCGCCGGGCGTCATCGACGGCCGCATGGGCGACAACGTGCAGAAGGCGCTTGCTGCCTACGAGGAAGCGACCGGCACGACGCTCGACCCGAACGCGGACAGCGAGAAGATCCTCGCATCCCTGTCGCTCGATGGTGGCCTGCCGATCACCACCTACACCATCACCGCCGAGGATGCGGCCGGCCCCTATGTCGCCAGCATCCCGAGCGACTACGGCGAGAAGGCCCAGCTTTCGGCCATGTCCTACACCTCCGTGACCGAAATGCTGGCGGAGAAGTTCCATATGGACGAACGGCTGCTGAAGTCGCTCAATCCGGATGCCGATTTCAACCGGCCGGGCACGACGGTGAAGGTGGTCAATCCCGGAGCATCCAAGAAAGGCAGCGTTGCCCGCATCATCGCCGACAAGGCCAAGAAGCAGGTTCTCGCCTATGACGAGGCCGGCGCGCTGATTGCCGCCTATCCGGCAACGATCGGCTCCTCGGATACCCCCTCGCCTTCCGGCACGGTGAGCGTGGAACGGATCGCCATCGACCCGACCTACACCTACGACCCGAAGAAGAACTTCAAGCAGGGCAACAATGACAGCGTACTGACCATCAATCCCGGCCCCAACGGCCCGGTCGGCAATGTCTGGATTGCGCTCTCCAAGCCGAGCTACGGCATTCATGGCACGCCGGATCCGGAAAAGATCGGCAAGACATCGAGCCACGGCTGCGTGCGACTGACCAATTGGGATGCGACTGAGCTCGCGCATATGGTCAAGCCCGGGGTAACCGTCGAATTCGTCGACTGA
- a CDS encoding ArsR/SmtB family transcription factor, whose amino-acid sequence MAKFGLETLVDVLKAVGEPTRLRLIALLAAGDLTVSDLTDILGQSQPRISRHLKLLGEAGLIDRYQEGAWAYFRLKEEGGAAGLVRELLKHASEDDSALRRDAARLAAVKEARAEKAQAYFARHAGEWDEMRRLHISEAEVEACLVKLIGTKRVESVLDLGTGTGRMLLLLKDVYRRAVGVDASRDMLSVARANLDAAGLTRAVVRFGDILNLPLENEDFDLVIVHQVLHFLENPEVAIREAARVMRPGGRLAVIDFAPHDLEHLRAEHAHLRLGFSHQAMSDWMRAAGLEVDQVVDLPFAGDAKRSLTVTVWLAHDPRVLMAAADENTFSRSV is encoded by the coding sequence ATGGCGAAGTTTGGGCTGGAGACATTGGTGGATGTGCTGAAGGCGGTGGGGGAGCCCACGCGGCTGAGGCTGATCGCACTTCTCGCCGCGGGCGACCTGACGGTCTCCGATCTCACCGACATTCTCGGCCAGTCGCAGCCGCGCATTTCCCGCCACCTAAAGCTCCTCGGCGAGGCCGGCCTGATCGATCGCTATCAGGAGGGCGCCTGGGCCTATTTCCGGCTGAAGGAAGAGGGCGGGGCGGCGGGCCTGGTGCGTGAACTGCTGAAGCATGCCTCCGAGGATGATTCCGCGCTCCGCCGCGATGCCGCGCGGCTTGCGGCGGTCAAGGAGGCGCGCGCGGAAAAGGCGCAGGCCTATTTCGCCCGCCACGCCGGCGAGTGGGACGAGATGCGGCGGCTGCATATTTCCGAAGCGGAAGTCGAAGCCTGTCTTGTGAAGCTGATCGGCACCAAGAGGGTCGAAAGCGTGCTCGATCTCGGCACGGGCACCGGCCGCATGCTGCTGCTTTTGAAGGATGTCTACCGCCGCGCTGTCGGCGTCGACGCGAGCCGCGACATGCTTTCCGTTGCTCGCGCCAATCTCGACGCCGCCGGCCTGACGCGGGCCGTGGTGCGTTTCGGCGACATTCTCAATCTGCCTCTGGAGAACGAGGATTTCGATCTCGTCATCGTTCATCAGGTGCTGCATTTCCTGGAGAATCCAGAGGTCGCGATCCGCGAGGCGGCGCGCGTGATGCGGCCGGGCGGGCGGCTCGCGGTTATCGATTTCGCGCCCCACGATCTGGAGCACCTGCGCGCCGAACACGCCCATTTGCGGCTCGGCTTTTCCCATCAGGCGATGTCCGACTGGATGCGGGCGGCCGGCCTTGAGGTCGATCAGGTGGTCGATCTGCCCTTTGCGGGCGATGCCAAGCGGTCGCTGACGGTGACCGTCTGGCTCGCCCATGATCCGCGCGTGCTGATGGCGGCTGCGGACGAGAACACATTTTCGAGGAGTGTCTGA
- a CDS encoding DAK2 domain-containing protein — MSDITSFDIIGMFSEIAVSVSRHALWLSRLDTISGDGDHGEVMTAAFTAMERKLAALDPNGITPAGVFDMAAETFLTIDSHSARLYASAFRRAGSTLPGRKVIQESDFDRAFEAMAGGILAHGEAHDPDKNMVDAWQPALDAYRAAKNAGESLNDCLWAAAGAALEGAEPEHDGSPSDALPFGHPDKVMNAGAASAVLVIRAMRYALAEEE, encoded by the coding sequence ATGAGCGACATCACCTCCTTTGACATTATCGGCATGTTTTCAGAAATAGCCGTTTCCGTTTCCCGCCACGCCCTGTGGCTGAGCCGCCTCGACACGATTTCAGGTGACGGCGATCACGGCGAAGTCATGACGGCGGCCTTCACCGCGATGGAGCGCAAACTCGCCGCGCTCGATCCCAACGGAATTACGCCTGCCGGCGTCTTCGACATGGCGGCAGAGACCTTTCTGACCATCGATTCCCATTCGGCGCGGCTTTATGCCTCGGCCTTCCGCCGCGCCGGCAGCACGCTTCCGGGCCGCAAGGTCATCCAGGAGAGCGATTTCGACCGCGCCTTCGAGGCGATGGCCGGCGGCATCCTCGCCCACGGCGAGGCCCATGATCCGGACAAGAACATGGTGGATGCCTGGCAGCCGGCGCTCGATGCCTACCGCGCGGCTAAAAACGCGGGAGAGAGCCTCAACGACTGTCTTTGGGCCGCCGCCGGCGCAGCGCTTGAAGGTGCAGAGCCTGAGCATGACGGTAGCCCCTCCGACGCCCTGCCCTTCGGCCATCCGGACAAGGTGATGAATGCGGGCGCGGCATCGGCGGTTCTGGTCATTCGCGCGATGCGCTACGCGCTCGCCGAAGAGGAGTAA
- a CDS encoding DUF4432 family protein — MIDFFTRNGPRIALDPTSVMDIGACVVAGVDLSPKRAIPDDGDPRIDHSLEGFLFTCGPDHIRHPEPIEGDEDRFFPLHGSASASPAIVKSFETGDEGAECVAAIPVKTANGGDMLIERVWTIDADTGVLSLTDTVINKSDVPLPAMMMYHINFGAKHFDDGVRLESASLEEGSLPWRFGEGEHGIFCVPAVAEDADWSAVRLGPFEALGGRSFHLATDTRTLPFLQIWRNQQEPAHILGIEPASHRWTSRRKLLEAGELALLAPGESKSFALRIWFA; from the coding sequence ATGATTGATTTTTTCACCCGGAACGGTCCGAGGATTGCCCTCGACCCGACCTCCGTCATGGATATCGGTGCCTGCGTCGTCGCAGGGGTCGATCTTTCCCCCAAGCGCGCCATTCCGGATGACGGCGATCCGCGCATCGATCATTCGCTCGAAGGTTTCCTGTTCACCTGCGGCCCGGACCATATCCGTCATCCCGAGCCGATCGAGGGGGATGAAGACCGGTTCTTTCCGCTGCATGGCTCGGCTTCGGCCAGCCCGGCCATCGTCAAATCATTCGAGACCGGCGACGAGGGCGCCGAGTGCGTTGCCGCAATCCCGGTGAAGACGGCGAATGGCGGCGACATGCTGATCGAGCGTGTCTGGACCATTGATGCCGACACCGGCGTGTTGTCGCTCACCGATACCGTGATCAACAAGAGCGATGTGCCGCTGCCGGCGATGATGATGTATCATATCAACTTCGGCGCGAAGCACTTCGACGACGGCGTCCGACTTGAAAGTGCGTCGCTGGAGGAGGGGAGCTTGCCCTGGCGCTTCGGCGAGGGCGAGCACGGCATTTTCTGCGTGCCTGCCGTGGCCGAGGATGCGGACTGGTCCGCAGTCCGGCTTGGGCCCTTCGAAGCGTTGGGCGGACGTTCCTTCCACCTTGCGACCGACACCCGGACACTGCCCTTCCTGCAGATCTGGCGCAATCAGCAGGAGCCAGCGCACATTCTTGGCATCGAGCCAGCCTCGCATCGCTGGACGAGCCGTCGCAAGCTTCTCGAGGCCGGCGAACTTGCGCTGCTTGCCCCGGGCGAAAGCAAAAGCTTCGCACTCAGAATCTGGTTCGCCTGA
- the ettA gene encoding energy-dependent translational throttle protein EttA, translated as MARQFIYHMAGLKKAYGAKKILEDIHLSFYPDAKIGILGPNGAGKSTVLKIMAGLDKEWTGEAWLAEGATLGYLPQEPQLDPSKTVFENVMEGVAHKKAIVDRYNELMMNYSDETADEGARLQDEIDAQNLWDLENQVEMAMDALRCPPGDANVENLSGGEKRRVALCQLLLRQPDLLLLDEPTNHLDAETIAWLEKHLREYPGAILMVTHDRYFLDNVTGWILELDRGRGIPYEGNYSAYLQAKAKRLAQEAREEGSRQKALSREQEWIASSPKARQAKSKARIRAYDELVASAENRRPGDAQIIIPVGERLGNVVIEAENLSKSFDGRVLFEDLSFKLPPGGIVGVIGPNGAGKSTLFKLITGQEKPDAGDIRVGDTVDLGYVDQSRDSLDGSKNVWEEISGGNDIIKLGKFEMNSRAYCGAFNFKGGDQQQKVGNLSGGQRNRVHLAKMLKSGSNVLLLDEPTNDLDTETLGALEDALENFAGCAVVISHDRMFLDRLATHILAFEGDSHVEWFEGNFEDYEADKIRRLGPESVNPKRVTYKRLTR; from the coding sequence ATGGCACGACAGTTCATCTACCACATGGCCGGGCTCAAGAAGGCCTATGGCGCCAAGAAGATTCTCGAAGACATCCATCTGTCGTTCTACCCGGACGCCAAGATCGGCATTCTCGGCCCGAACGGCGCCGGTAAGTCGACCGTCTTGAAGATCATGGCCGGCCTCGACAAGGAATGGACGGGCGAAGCCTGGCTCGCCGAGGGCGCGACACTCGGTTACCTGCCGCAGGAACCGCAGCTCGATCCCAGCAAGACCGTGTTCGAAAACGTGATGGAAGGCGTCGCCCACAAGAAGGCGATCGTCGACCGCTACAACGAACTGATGATGAACTATTCCGACGAGACCGCGGACGAGGGCGCGCGGCTTCAGGACGAGATCGACGCACAGAACCTCTGGGATCTGGAAAATCAGGTCGAGATGGCGATGGACGCACTGCGCTGCCCGCCCGGCGACGCCAATGTCGAAAACCTCTCCGGCGGCGAAAAGCGCCGCGTCGCGCTCTGCCAGCTCTTGCTGCGTCAGCCCGACCTGCTGCTCCTCGACGAGCCGACCAACCACCTCGACGCCGAGACGATCGCCTGGCTTGAAAAGCACCTGCGCGAATATCCGGGCGCGATCCTGATGGTCACCCACGACCGCTACTTCCTCGACAACGTCACCGGCTGGATCCTCGAGCTCGACCGCGGCCGTGGCATTCCCTACGAGGGCAACTACTCGGCCTATCTGCAGGCCAAGGCCAAGCGTCTGGCGCAGGAAGCCCGCGAAGAGGGCAGTCGCCAGAAGGCGCTGTCGCGCGAGCAGGAATGGATTGCCTCCAGCCCCAAGGCCCGTCAGGCCAAGTCGAAGGCCCGTATCCGTGCCTATGACGAACTGGTCGCCTCCGCCGAAAACCGTCGCCCCGGCGATGCCCAGATCATCATTCCGGTCGGCGAGCGACTTGGCAATGTGGTCATCGAGGCCGAGAACCTGTCGAAGTCCTTCGATGGCCGCGTGCTGTTCGAAGACCTGTCGTTCAAGCTGCCGCCCGGCGGCATTGTCGGCGTCATCGGTCCGAACGGCGCGGGTAAATCGACGCTGTTCAAGCTCATCACCGGCCAGGAAAAGCCCGACGCCGGCGACATCCGCGTCGGCGACACCGTCGATCTCGGCTATGTCGACCAGAGCCGCGATTCGCTTGATGGTAGCAAGAATGTCTGGGAAGAGATTTCCGGCGGCAACGATATCATCAAGCTCGGCAAGTTCGAGATGAACTCGCGCGCCTATTGCGGCGCCTTCAACTTCAAGGGCGGCGACCAGCAGCAGAAGGTCGGCAACCTCTCCGGCGGCCAGCGCAACCGCGTCCACCTCGCCAAGATGCTGAAGTCGGGCTCCAACGTTCTCCTCCTCGACGAACCGACCAACGACCTCGACACCGAGACGCTGGGCGCGCTTGAGGATGCGCTGGAAAACTTCGCCGGCTGCGCCGTCGTCATCAGCCATGACCGCATGTTCCTCGACCGCCTCGCCACCCACATCCTCGCCTTCGAGGGCGACAGCCATGTGGAATGGTTCGAGGGCAACTTCGAAGACTACGAAGCCGACAAGATCCGTCGCCTCGGCCCGGAAAGCGTCAACCCGAAGCGGGTGACCTACAAGCGGCTGACGCGCTGA
- a CDS encoding RidA family protein — MSVKYVNSGPLMSAAVVHGNTVYLAGQTGKGATVTEQAKDCLAKVDALLAEVGSDKSKLLQTLVYLKDMSDFAEMNAVWKDWVVPGHTPARATSQADLAAPEILVEFTVTAALD, encoded by the coding sequence ATGTCTGTAAAATACGTGAATTCCGGTCCTTTGATGTCGGCTGCCGTTGTCCATGGCAACACGGTCTATCTCGCCGGCCAGACCGGCAAGGGCGCAACGGTCACCGAGCAGGCGAAGGATTGCCTGGCCAAGGTCGATGCGCTCCTCGCCGAAGTCGGTTCCGACAAGTCGAAGCTTTTGCAGACGCTCGTCTATCTGAAGGACATGTCGGACTTTGCCGAGATGAATGCCGTCTGGAAGGATTGGGTCGTTCCCGGCCATACGCCGGCGCGCGCTACCAGTCAGGCCGACCTTGCCGCACCGGAAATTCTCGTCGAATTCACCGTTACGGCCGCTCTCGACTGA
- a CDS encoding cryptochrome/photolyase family protein, with the protein MPKPAILWIRKDLRIADNRALLAACEDNRPVIPVYIREDDGNGPLGGAQAWWLERSLARLGEAYEKRGAPLLLKSGAPLAVLRSLIAETGATAVYWNRRYEPLGIKTDTAAKKALLGDDIEVASFAGQILHEPSKFMTKTGGSYKVYTPFWKAFVETVHVPDPADAPKKLTTVAKPPASENLADWNLYPGKPDWASAFGEIWTPGEDGARERLAHFIDAVADDYAAGRDQPAKEATSMLSAHLALGEISPATVWHAVDGTKGLSGENRKKFLQELVWRDFCHHLLFHSPDLADKNWNDRFDAFEWKSDEKSFRAWSRGQTGYPIVDAGMRQLWREGIMHNRVRMIVASFLIKDLMIDWRQGEKWFRDTLVDADPASNPANWQWVAGSGADASPFFRVFNPVLQGEKFDPQGDYVRRYVPELAKMPAKHIHAPFDAPDDVLDKAGIMLGKDYPKPIVDHKQARKRALSAFEAVKG; encoded by the coding sequence ATGCCAAAGCCTGCCATTCTCTGGATCCGCAAGGATCTCCGCATCGCCGACAACCGCGCCCTGCTCGCTGCCTGCGAAGATAACCGTCCCGTCATCCCCGTCTATATCCGCGAGGATGACGGCAACGGCCCCCTTGGCGGTGCCCAGGCCTGGTGGCTGGAGCGCTCGCTTGCGCGGCTTGGAGAGGCTTATGAGAAACGCGGCGCGCCACTGCTGCTCAAGAGCGGCGCGCCGCTCGCGGTGCTGCGGTCGCTGATCGCGGAGACCGGCGCCACCGCCGTCTATTGGAACCGCCGCTACGAGCCGCTGGGCATCAAGACCGATACGGCGGCGAAGAAGGCCTTGCTCGGTGACGACATCGAGGTCGCAAGCTTTGCCGGACAGATCCTGCATGAACCATCGAAATTCATGACCAAGACCGGCGGTTCCTACAAGGTCTATACGCCTTTCTGGAAGGCCTTCGTCGAGACTGTGCATGTGCCCGATCCGGCCGATGCTCCAAAGAAGCTGACGACGGTGGCCAAGCCCCCGGCTTCGGAAAACCTCGCGGACTGGAACCTCTATCCGGGAAAGCCCGACTGGGCCTCGGCCTTCGGCGAGATCTGGACGCCCGGAGAAGACGGCGCCCGCGAACGCCTGGCCCACTTCATCGATGCCGTCGCTGACGACTATGCCGCAGGCCGGGACCAGCCGGCGAAGGAAGCGACCTCGATGCTCTCCGCGCACCTTGCGCTCGGCGAAATCTCGCCGGCGACAGTCTGGCATGCCGTTGACGGAACGAAGGGTCTTTCGGGAGAAAACCGGAAGAAATTCCTGCAGGAGCTGGTCTGGCGCGACTTCTGCCACCACCTGCTCTTCCACTCACCCGATCTTGCCGACAAGAACTGGAACGACCGCTTTGATGCCTTTGAGTGGAAAAGCGACGAGAAAAGCTTTCGTGCCTGGAGCCGCGGGCAGACCGGATACCCGATTGTCGACGCCGGCATGCGCCAGCTCTGGCGCGAAGGCATCATGCACAATCGGGTCCGGATGATCGTCGCCTCTTTTCTGATCAAGGACCTGATGATCGACTGGCGCCAGGGCGAGAAGTGGTTCCGCGACACGCTGGTCGACGCCGACCCGGCGTCCAACCCGGCCAACTGGCAGTGGGTGGCCGGTTCCGGCGCCGATGCATCACCTTTCTTCCGGGTGTTCAACCCGGTACTGCAGGGCGAGAAATTCGATCCTCAGGGCGATTATGTGCGCCGCTATGTGCCGGAACTTGCCAAGATGCCGGCAAAGCACATCCACGCCCCCTTCGATGCGCCCGACGACGTCCTCGACAAGGCAGGCATCATGCTCGGCAAGGACTATCCGAAGCCGATCGTCGATCACAAGCAGGCGCGCAAGCGCGCGCTTTCGGCATTCGAAGCGGTGAAGGGCTGA
- a CDS encoding BON domain-containing protein, giving the protein MLQKKPAFFGRPVENTEEWNAEARKEDAVASALAASGLVDATEVKVAVVGSEARLMGEVALEEEIATAGTIALAVEGIDRVRNVLRVKDQQLNAEGESRSL; this is encoded by the coding sequence ATGCTTCAGAAGAAACCCGCTTTCTTCGGCCGGCCGGTCGAAAACACCGAGGAATGGAACGCTGAGGCCCGCAAGGAGGACGCAGTGGCCTCGGCCCTTGCCGCCTCGGGCCTGGTGGACGCCACCGAAGTCAAGGTCGCGGTCGTCGGCAGTGAAGCGCGGCTGATGGGCGAAGTGGCGCTCGAAGAGGAAATCGCCACCGCCGGGACAATCGCGCTTGCGGTCGAAGGTATCGACCGGGTGCGCAATGTGCTGAGGGTGAAGGACCAGCAGCTCAACGCCGAGGGCGAGAGCCGCTCCCTTTGA
- a CDS encoding ribonuclease T2 family protein — protein MKLKAAIIGISLTAMAAVPAMARETAAILAVSWQPAFCEGHQDKPECKSQTDSRYDAGHFSLHGLWPLGDNYCDVAADVRAEDENGNWNALPALSLSDGLRETVAKVMPGTQSNLQRHEWVKHGTCTRFTPENYFQTSVDLLEQLNGSDVAKLFQSSIGKELSADEIAKAFNGAYGRGAKDRIKISCVTDGDRQLIDEITIGLSDKYAPGTSLEDLIQGAGSTSIGCPGGIVDAAGYQ, from the coding sequence ATGAAACTGAAGGCAGCAATAATCGGAATTTCGCTGACGGCAATGGCGGCGGTGCCGGCGATGGCCCGCGAAACCGCAGCAATCCTGGCCGTCAGCTGGCAGCCGGCCTTTTGCGAAGGCCATCAGGACAAGCCTGAATGCAAGAGCCAGACGGACAGCCGTTACGATGCCGGCCATTTCTCGCTGCATGGCCTCTGGCCGCTTGGCGACAATTATTGCGATGTCGCGGCAGACGTCCGCGCCGAAGACGAGAACGGCAACTGGAATGCCTTGCCGGCGCTGTCGCTCAGCGATGGTCTGCGGGAAACGGTTGCGAAGGTGATGCCGGGCACGCAATCCAATCTTCAGCGCCATGAATGGGTGAAGCACGGCACCTGCACCCGGTTCACGCCGGAAAACTATTTCCAGACGTCGGTCGACCTTCTCGAGCAACTGAACGGCTCGGATGTCGCCAAGCTGTTTCAATCGAGCATTGGCAAGGAACTCTCCGCCGACGAGATCGCCAAGGCTTTCAACGGTGCTTACGGGCGCGGTGCCAAGGATCGCATCAAGATCAGCTGCGTCACCGACGGTGATCGGCAGTTGATCGACGAGATCACGATCGGCCTCTCCGACAAGTATGCGCCGGGAACGTCTCTTGAGGACCTGATACAAGGGGCCGGCAGCACCTCGATCGGCTGCCCCGGCGGCATCGTGGACGCCGCCGGGTATCAGTAA
- a CDS encoding TIGR01244 family sulfur transferase, whose translation MDIRQIDDSYAVTGQITADEIAEIKELGYRSIVCNRPDEEEAGQPSFAEISAAAEAAGLHTAHVPVGGMGLTPDAVTGMVDALDEMEKPVLAYCRSGARSTRIYEAAERLRG comes from the coding sequence ATGGATATCCGTCAGATCGATGACAGCTACGCCGTGACCGGCCAGATTACCGCAGACGAAATTGCCGAGATCAAGGAACTTGGCTACCGCTCGATCGTGTGCAACCGCCCTGACGAGGAAGAGGCTGGTCAGCCGTCCTTCGCCGAGATCTCCGCCGCAGCCGAAGCCGCAGGTCTGCACACCGCGCATGTGCCCGTCGGCGGCATGGGGCTGACGCCGGATGCTGTCACCGGCATGGTCGATGCGCTGGACGAGATGGAAAAGCCGGTGCTCGCCTACTGCCGCTCAGGCGCCCGCTCGACGCGCATCTATGAGGCCGCCGAGCGGCTGCGCGGCTGA
- the metF gene encoding methylenetetrahydrofolate reductase [NAD(P)H], whose amino-acid sequence MSELNPSRERAIGFSFEFFPPKTPEAEAGWWRAVQALTAYEPEFVSVTYGAGATSRAPTFAAVKRLLDETPLVTASHLTVVKATKAEVDEVVHSFRNAGVKRFVALRGDAPGGVGAAYQPHPGGYENGAALVAGLKAIDDFDISVSAYPEKHPESADRAADIAMLKAKADNGADRALTQFFFENDTFEDYLGDVRRAGIEIPVVPGIMPVQNIRQLRNFAGRCGAIIPDWMARRFEGYEDDATAHFEIAADLAAEQVLDLQKRGLTEFHFYTMNRSKLMEAVFERLGIGPRIAGGVAGAELRSPAV is encoded by the coding sequence ATGTCTGAGTTGAACCCCTCGCGCGAACGCGCGATCGGCTTTTCGTTCGAGTTTTTTCCGCCGAAGACACCCGAAGCGGAGGCTGGCTGGTGGCGCGCGGTTCAGGCGCTGACGGCCTATGAGCCCGAGTTCGTGTCGGTGACCTATGGCGCCGGCGCGACCAGCCGTGCCCCGACCTTTGCCGCCGTCAAGCGCCTTCTCGACGAGACCCCGCTCGTCACCGCCTCGCACCTCACCGTCGTCAAGGCGACGAAGGCAGAGGTCGATGAGGTGGTCCACAGCTTCAGGAACGCCGGCGTGAAGCGCTTCGTGGCGCTGCGGGGCGATGCGCCCGGTGGCGTTGGCGCAGCCTATCAGCCGCATCCGGGCGGTTACGAAAACGGCGCGGCGCTGGTTGCCGGGCTGAAGGCGATCGACGACTTCGACATTTCCGTCTCCGCCTATCCCGAGAAGCATCCGGAAAGCGCCGACCGCGCCGCCGATATCGCCATGCTCAAGGCCAAGGCCGACAACGGCGCCGACCGGGCGCTGACCCAGTTCTTCTTCGAAAACGACACGTTCGAGGATTATCTCGGTGACGTCCGCCGGGCCGGCATCGAAATCCCGGTCGTGCCCGGCATCATGCCGGTGCAGAACATCCGCCAGCTGCGCAATTTCGCGGGCCGTTGCGGCGCTATCATTCCCGACTGGATGGCACGTCGTTTCGAGGGCTACGAGGATGATGCCACGGCCCATTTCGAGATCGCCGCAGACCTTGCGGCCGAACAGGTGCTCGACCTGCAGAAGCGCGGGCTTACCGAATTCCATTTCTACACGATGAACCGTTCGAAGCTGATGGAAGCGGTGTTCGAGCGGCTCGGCATCGGGCCGAGGATTGCCGGCGGCGTTGCGGGGGCAGAGCTGCGGTCCCCGGCCGTCTAG